A region from the Pseudopipra pipra isolate bDixPip1 chromosome 8, bDixPip1.hap1, whole genome shotgun sequence genome encodes:
- the MORN4 gene encoding MORN repeat-containing protein 4 isoform X2, with product MPGVGSTLPHTKMVASEGVLRSWPISSRVASCCRGDSQRSCPALPEAVTMTLTKGSFTYSSGEEYRGEWKEGRRHGIGQLTFSDGTAYVGHFENGLFHGCGVLTFSDGSRYEGEFVQGKFNGVGVFTRCDNMTFEGEFKGGRVYGFGLLTFPDGSHGVPRNEGFFENNKLLRREKCTAIIQRAQGASKSAHNLTA from the exons ATGCCCGGGGTGGGGAGCACCTTGCCCCACACAAAGATGGTGGCGAGCGAGGGTGTGCTACGGAGTTGGCCAATTAGCAGCCGCGTTGCTAGCTGTTGCCGTGGAGACAGCCAACG CTCTTGCCCTGCTTTGCCGGAGGCTGTTACCATGACACTGACTAAAGGCTCCTTCACCTACTCCAGCGGGGAGGAGTACCGCGGCGAGTGGAAGGAAG GTCGCAGGCACGGCATTGGGCAGCTGACGTTTTCCGACGGCACCGCCTACGTGGGGCACTTTGAGAACGGGCTGTTCCACGGCTGTGGAGTGCTCACCTTCTCTGACGGCTCCAG ATACGAGGGGGAGTTTGTGCAGGGCAAGTTCAATGGCGTTGGAGTCTTTACACGCTGCGACAACATGACCTTTGAGGGCGAGTTCAAAGGCGGGCGCGTGTACGGCTTCG gTCTCCTGACTTTCCCTGACGGCTCCCACGGGGTGCCCCGCAACGAGGGCTTCTTTGAGAACAACAAGCTGCTGCGGCGGGAGAAATGCACAGCCATCATCCAGAGGGCCCAGGGTGCCTCCAAGTCTGCCCACAACCTGACAGCATGA
- the AVPI1 gene encoding arginine vasopressin-induced protein 1 isoform X1 gives MSGARGSGGTPARWREASPGAQRVLGGPATARSVRGAVGRGAAAERKWVTAGPSALGQGGTGLACASSSRGASRVPGRPRPRGWTPAQRPSPPPALPHRASAQDPRGGGPGRAARAKPDTVSSVPAAAGAMGTPASVASDPPGRAAPAARGRKRASANIFQGVGLLELRSLFQSGGAERPEERARLVWRYAGQRRMARALRRLRRRRTARPGGGMAALRRFGHLRIAEKELESDCRAQTGSGAV, from the exons ATGAGCGGCGCGCGGGGCAGTGGCGGGACCCCGGCGCGGTGGCGCGAAGCGAGTCCGGGAGCGCAGCGAGTGCTGGGCGGACCCGCCACCGCCAGGTCTGTGCGAGGGGCCGtcgggcgcggggcggcggcggagcgAAAGTGGGTCACGGCGGGGCCCAGCGCCCTAGGGCAGGGCGGGACCGGACTTGCGTGCGCCAGCTCAAGCCGGGGCGCCTCCCGCGTTCCtgggcggccccgcccgcgcgGCTGGACTCCTGCCCAGCGCCCTTCCCCACCGCCCGCTCTTCCTCACCGGGCATCCGCGCAGGATCCCCGGGGAggcgggccgggccgagcgGCGAGAGCGAAGCCTGACACCGTCTCTTCGGTGCCTGCAGCGGCCGGGGCCATGGGCACGCCGGCCTCTGTGGCGAGCGACCCtccggggcgggcggcgccaGCAGCCCGCGGCCGTAAGCGGGCCTCGGCCAACATCTTCCAGGGcgtggggctgctggagctgcgGAGCCTGTTCCAGAGCGGCGGGGCCGAGCGGCCTGAGGAGCGTGCCCGCCTCGTCTGGCGGTATGCGGGCCAGCGGCGCATGGCGCGGGCCCtgcggcggctccggcggcggcgaacggcccggcccggcggcggGATGGCGGCGCTGCGGCGCTTCGGCCACCTGCG GATCGCggagaaggagctggagagCGACTGCAGGGCCCAGACAGGCTCGGGGGCCGTGTAG
- the MORN4 gene encoding MORN repeat-containing protein 4 isoform X1, whose translation MTLTKGSFTYSSGEEYRGEWKEGRRHGIGQLTFSDGTAYVGHFENGLFHGCGVLTFSDGSRYEGEFVQGKFNGVGVFTRCDNMTFEGEFKGGRVYGFGLLTFPDGSHGVPRNEGFFENNKLLRREKCTAIIQRAQGASKSAHNLTA comes from the exons ATGACACTGACTAAAGGCTCCTTCACCTACTCCAGCGGGGAGGAGTACCGCGGCGAGTGGAAGGAAG GTCGCAGGCACGGCATTGGGCAGCTGACGTTTTCCGACGGCACCGCCTACGTGGGGCACTTTGAGAACGGGCTGTTCCACGGCTGTGGAGTGCTCACCTTCTCTGACGGCTCCAG ATACGAGGGGGAGTTTGTGCAGGGCAAGTTCAATGGCGTTGGAGTCTTTACACGCTGCGACAACATGACCTTTGAGGGCGAGTTCAAAGGCGGGCGCGTGTACGGCTTCG gTCTCCTGACTTTCCCTGACGGCTCCCACGGGGTGCCCCGCAACGAGGGCTTCTTTGAGAACAACAAGCTGCTGCGGCGGGAGAAATGCACAGCCATCATCCAGAGGGCCCAGGGTGCCTCCAAGTCTGCCCACAACCTGACAGCATGA
- the MARVELD1 gene encoding MARVEL domain-containing protein 1, with protein MARTAPPSVPPPPGPSARGSLSLHRAYLRSPLGLLRLGQLALGAAFWVTVAANKYEGAAHFALFAAVLVWLLTLALFGLSLLGRWELVPWLGSRWLLTNLVHDLALGVGLYAAATGIMGHKAGQRSYCNLPGYSQHCLYGAYLSASVCGGITACLYLFSGLYCLSRRCRDQRDII; from the coding sequence ATGGCTCGCACGGCTCCCCCGTCAGTGCCGCCGCCCCCGGGGCCGTCGGCCCGCGGCTCGCTCAGCCTCCACCGCGCCTACCTGAGGAGCCCGCTGGGCTTGCTGCGCCTGGGGCAACTGGCGCTGGGCGCTGCCTTCTGGGTGACGGTGGCGGCTAACAAGTACGAGGGGGCGGCCCACTTCGCCCTCTTCGCCGCCGTCCTGGTCTGGCTCCTCACCCTGGCCCTTTTCGGGCTGAGCCTGCTGGGGCGCTGGGAGCTGGTGCCCTGGCTGGGCTCCCGCTGGCTCCTCACCAACCTGGTGCACGACCTGGCGCTGGGTGTGGGGCTTTATGCAGCCGCCACGGGCATCATGGGCCACAAGGCCGGTCAGAGAAGCTATTGCAACCTGCCAGGCTACAGCCAGCACTGCCTCTACGGTGCCTACCTGAGTGCCTCTGTCTGCGGGGGCATCACTGCCTGCCTGTACCTCTTCTCCGGGCTCTACTGCCTGTCACGGCGTTGCCGGGACCAGCGTGACATCATCTGA
- the PI4K2A gene encoding phosphatidylinositol 4-kinase type 2-alpha, producing MDETSPLVSPERAQGPDYGLPGGAVRALPPAAPLPPSPPGSPGGRDRERQPLLERGARGPAAAQAQAQAQAAAQAQAQAAAAAQRERNDFPEDPEFAEVVRRAELASERGIFPERISQGSSGSYFVKDPQGKIIGVFKPKNEEPYGQLNPKWTKWLQKLCCPCCFGRDCLVLNQGYLSEAGASLVDQKLELNIVPRTKVVYLASETFNYSAIDRVKSRGKRLALEKVPKVGQRFNRIGLPPKVGSFQLFVEGYKDADYWLRRFEAEPLPENTNRQLLLQFERLVVLDYIIRNTDRGNDNWLIKYDCPLDSAGVRDSDWVVVKEPIIKLAAIDNGLAFPLKHPDSWRAYPFYWAWLPQAKIPFSQEIKDLILPKISDPNFVKDLEEDLYELFKKDPGFDRGQFHKQIAVMRGQILNLTQALKDGKSPLHLVQMPPVIVETARSHQRSASESYTQSFQSRKPFFSWW from the exons aTGGACGAGACGAGCCCGCTGGTGTCGCCGGAGCGGGCGCAGGGTCCCGACTACGGGCTGCCGGGGGGCGCTGTGCGCGCCCTCCCGCCCGCCGCACCCCTCCCGCCCTCCCCTCCCGGCTCCCCCGGCGGTCGCGACCGCGAGCGGCAGCCGCTGCTGGagcgcggggcgcggggcccggcggcggcgcAGGCCCAGGCTCAGGCCCAGGCGGCGGCGCAGGCCCAAGCCCAAGCGGCGGCAGCAGCCCAGCGAGAGCGCAACGACTTCCCCGAGGATCCCGAGTTCGCCGAGGTGGTGCGGCGGGCTGAGCTGGCCAGCGAGCGCGGCATCTTTCCCGAGCGCATCTCGCAGGGCTCCAGCGGCAGCTACTTCGTTAAGGACCCGCAGGGG AAAATTATTGGCGTCTTCAAGCCCAAGAATGAGGAGCCATACGGGCAGCTGAACCCCAAGTGGACCAAGTGGCTGCAGAAGCTGTGCTGCCCGTGCTGCTTTGGGAGAGACTGCCTGGTCCTGAACCAGGGCTACCTGTCGGAGGCGGGTGCCAGCCTGGTAGACCAAAAACTGGAACTCAACATTGTTCCCCGCACAAAG GTGGTGTATCTGGCCAGTGAGACCTTTAACTACAGTGCCATCGACAGGGTGAAGTCCCGAGGAAAGAGGCTGGCCCTGGAGAAGGTGCCGAAAGTCGGCCAGCGCTTCAACCGCATTGGTCTGCCACCCAAG GTGGGCTCCTTCCAGCTCTTTGTGGAAGGCTACAAGGATGCTGACTACTGGCTGCGGCGGTTTGAGGCTGAGCCGCTCCCAGAGAACACCAAccggcagctgctgctgcagtttgaGCGGCTGGTGGTGCTGGACTACATCATCAGGAACACAG ATCGGGGCAATGACAACTGGCTCATCAAGTATGACTGTCCCCTGGACAGCGCAGGCGTGCGG GACAGTGACTGGGTGGTGGTGAAGGAGCCCATCATCAAGCTGGCTGCTATAGACAACGGTTTGGCCTTTCCCTTGAAACACCCAGACTCCTGGAGAGCAT ACCCCTTCTACTGGGCATGGCTTCCCCAGGCCAAAATCCCCTTTTCACAGGAGATCAAGGACCTGATTCTTCCCAAGATCTCAGACCCCAATTTTGTCAAGGACCTGGAGGAAGATCTGTATGAGCTCTTCAAG AAAGACCCTGGCTTTGACAGAGGACAGTTTCACAAGCAGATTGCTGTCATGAGAGGCCAG ATCCTGAACCTGACGCAGGCGCTGAAAGACGGGAAGAGCCCGCTGCACCTGGTTCAGATGCCGCCTGTGATTGTGGAAACAGCGCGTTCCCACCAGCGCTCTGCCAGTGAGTCCTACACGCAGAGCTTCCAGAGCCGGAAGCCTTTCTTCTCATGGTGGTAG
- the AVPI1 gene encoding arginine vasopressin-induced protein 1 isoform X2, producing the protein MGTPASVASDPPGRAAPAARGRKRASANIFQGVGLLELRSLFQSGGAERPEERARLVWRYAGQRRMARALRRLRRRRTARPGGGMAALRRFGHLRIAEKELESDCRAQTGSGAV; encoded by the exons ATGGGCACGCCGGCCTCTGTGGCGAGCGACCCtccggggcgggcggcgccaGCAGCCCGCGGCCGTAAGCGGGCCTCGGCCAACATCTTCCAGGGcgtggggctgctggagctgcgGAGCCTGTTCCAGAGCGGCGGGGCCGAGCGGCCTGAGGAGCGTGCCCGCCTCGTCTGGCGGTATGCGGGCCAGCGGCGCATGGCGCGGGCCCtgcggcggctccggcggcggcgaacggcccggcccggcggcggGATGGCGGCGCTGCGGCGCTTCGGCCACCTGCG GATCGCggagaaggagctggagagCGACTGCAGGGCCCAGACAGGCTCGGGGGCCGTGTAG